The proteins below come from a single Caenibius sp. WL genomic window:
- a CDS encoding tyrosine-protein phosphatase yields the protein MKRIAIMTATLLLSGALATTAIAGEPLRIERKDAQSATVVRDDTVPASFWLSRDTVLDDGDTLIVRDSKAQRVAVKLPASERSYVIVRRGNEAPQVVAERLLPLEKGSNFRDLGGYTTKDGRTVRWGKAFRSGAMPLLTDADYALLEQLRLGAVVDLRSLEEREVAPDLLDDRTGALFLSNDYSMKPLFAKMEAGSGENTYQGIEELLVPQLRAIFNRLLADDGAVVYHCSAGQDRTGIATALIYEVLGVDRETILKDYHLSTGFRRPSVEMPPVDPADYPGNPMVKYYAASQAKPGGAKAEPLYTPSGQSHLAQFFTYIDSRYGGTESYLKQKLGLSDVDLEALRTKMLS from the coding sequence ATGAAACGTATCGCCATCATGACTGCAACGCTGCTTCTGTCAGGAGCGCTGGCCACAACGGCCATCGCGGGGGAACCGTTGCGCATCGAACGCAAGGATGCGCAATCCGCGACCGTGGTGCGCGATGACACCGTCCCGGCCAGCTTCTGGTTGAGCCGCGATACCGTGCTGGATGATGGCGATACCCTGATCGTGCGCGACAGCAAGGCGCAGCGCGTGGCCGTGAAACTTCCGGCCAGCGAACGCAGCTATGTGATCGTGCGGCGTGGCAACGAGGCGCCGCAAGTGGTGGCCGAACGTCTCCTGCCGTTGGAGAAAGGCAGCAATTTCCGCGATCTGGGCGGCTATACCACCAAGGACGGGCGAACTGTCCGCTGGGGCAAGGCGTTCCGTTCGGGGGCAATGCCGCTGTTGACGGATGCGGACTATGCGTTGCTGGAACAGCTTCGCCTGGGGGCGGTGGTCGATCTGCGCTCGCTCGAAGAACGGGAGGTCGCACCCGATCTGCTGGATGATCGCACCGGGGCGCTGTTCCTTTCGAACGACTATTCGATGAAGCCGCTGTTCGCCAAGATGGAGGCAGGTAGCGGCGAAAACACCTATCAGGGCATCGAGGAACTGCTGGTGCCGCAGCTGCGGGCGATCTTCAACCGCCTGCTCGCCGACGACGGGGCCGTGGTCTATCACTGTTCAGCCGGGCAGGACCGCACCGGCATCGCCACGGCGCTGATTTACGAAGTGTTGGGGGTCGATCGCGAAACGATTCTGAAGGACTATCATCTTTCCACCGGGTTCCGCCGTCCTTCGGTCGAAATGCCGCCGGTCGATCCTGCCGATTATCCCGGCAATCCGATGGTCAAATACTATGCGGCGAGCCAGGCAAAACCGGGCGGCGCCAAGGCAGAGCCGCTTTACACCCCCAGCGGCCAATCGCATCTGGCGCAGTTCTTCACCTATATCGACAGCCGCTATGGCGGGACGGAAAGCTACCTCAAGCAGAAGCTGGGGCTGAGCGATGTCGATCTCGAAGCGCTGCGGACGAAAATGCTGAGCTGA
- a CDS encoding alcohol dehydrogenase — translation MKSYQLVAFGAALEPNEKANPQPSGTEVLLRTRAAGVCHSDLHLCEGGYDLGGGKVLSLTDRGVRLPRTLGHETVGEVVAVGPDATGVAVGDIRLIYPWIGCGSCANCTAGSENLCLGAPANLGVHRDGGYADHILAPHPRYLLDLKGIEPTAAAPLACSGLTTYSALRKVMDVARRQPILLIGAGGLGLMCLALLKALGGKGAVVVDLDPAKREAALQAGALAVIDGAAPDAAAQINQALGTPLLAGIDFVGNPATAALGFDLLAKGGKMVIVGLFGGASPWSLPLFPMKALTVQGSYVGNLQELHELVDLVSTLPQTPLPIDARPLDQANQALDDLASGRVVGRAVLVP, via the coding sequence ATGAAGAGTTATCAGCTCGTTGCGTTCGGCGCGGCGCTTGAACCGAACGAAAAGGCCAATCCGCAGCCCAGCGGAACGGAAGTCCTTCTGCGCACGCGGGCGGCCGGCGTGTGCCACAGCGATCTTCATCTGTGCGAAGGCGGATATGATCTGGGCGGCGGGAAAGTGCTTTCACTGACCGATCGCGGCGTGCGCCTGCCGCGCACGCTGGGCCATGAAACGGTGGGCGAAGTGGTGGCCGTCGGCCCCGACGCAACCGGCGTGGCGGTGGGCGATATACGGCTGATCTATCCGTGGATCGGTTGCGGCTCTTGCGCCAATTGCACGGCAGGTTCGGAAAACCTGTGTCTCGGTGCCCCGGCCAATCTCGGGGTTCACCGCGATGGCGGCTATGCCGATCACATTCTTGCCCCGCATCCGCGCTACCTGCTCGATCTCAAGGGCATCGAACCGACCGCGGCCGCGCCGCTCGCCTGTTCGGGCCTCACCACTTACAGCGCGCTGCGCAAAGTGATGGATGTCGCCCGGCGCCAACCGATCCTGTTGATCGGTGCGGGTGGGCTGGGCCTGATGTGTCTCGCGCTGCTCAAGGCCTTGGGGGGCAAGGGGGCGGTGGTGGTCGATCTCGATCCGGCCAAGCGGGAAGCCGCCTTGCAGGCGGGGGCGCTGGCCGTGATCGATGGAGCTGCACCCGATGCGGCGGCGCAGATCAATCAGGCGCTGGGCACTCCGCTTCTGGCGGGGATCGATTTCGTCGGCAATCCCGCCACGGCGGCGCTGGGCTTCGATCTTCTGGCCAAAGGCGGGAAAATGGTCATTGTTGGCCTCTTCGGCGGAGCCTCGCCATGGTCGTTGCCGCTGTTTCCGATGAAAGCGCTGACAGTGCAGGGCAGCTATGTCGGCAATCTGCAGGAACTGCACGAACTGGTCGATCTCGTCAGCACGCTGCCGCAAACCCCGCTGCCGATTGACGCGCGCCCGCTGGATCAGGCCAATCAGGCGCTGGACGATCTCGCGAGCGGGCGAGTGGTCGGGCGCGCGGTGCTCGTGCCGTGA
- a CDS encoding TetR/AcrR family transcriptional regulator: protein MNKPVSRRELNKERRRNAILDAARAGFARDGVQGTTMDDIAREAQVSRTTLFNYFTGKGEILDHLVMEMHEHFFARIEECRNATTDVGERVMLAFVKTGQVMDAGAEKLRPLVGYSELGWNEAGVLERMERLTTGFESLLEGGDTQFAPDAPDPRAIAEIMTGVFIGMVHNWRLTPGYPLEERLTEAAKWICVMLRRSPQG, encoded by the coding sequence ATGAACAAACCTGTCTCCCGCCGCGAACTTAACAAGGAGCGCAGGCGCAACGCCATCCTCGACGCGGCACGCGCGGGGTTCGCCCGCGACGGTGTGCAGGGGACAACCATGGACGATATCGCCAGGGAAGCGCAGGTTTCGCGCACCACGCTGTTCAATTACTTCACAGGCAAAGGGGAAATTCTCGATCATCTGGTGATGGAAATGCACGAGCATTTCTTCGCCCGGATCGAGGAATGCCGCAACGCGACCACCGATGTGGGGGAACGCGTAATGCTGGCTTTCGTCAAGACGGGGCAGGTCATGGACGCCGGGGCGGAAAAGTTGCGCCCGCTGGTCGGCTATTCCGAACTCGGCTGGAATGAGGCTGGGGTGCTCGAACGGATGGAGCGGCTGACGACCGGCTTCGAAAGCCTGCTGGAAGGCGGCGATACCCAGTTCGCACCCGATGCCCCCGATCCGCGCGCCATCGCCGAAATCATGACCGGGGTGTTCATTGGTATGGTTCACAATTGGCGGCTCACCCCCGGCTATCCGCTGGAAGAACGGTTGACCGAGGCCGCGAAGTGGATTTGCGTGATGCTCAGGCGTTCCCCCCAAGGCTGA
- a CDS encoding HPP family protein gives MPRFAFFRQLGLPGHLNVVRASLGAMTGILLTAWISHQWLGDNHGLPTLVGPMGASAVLLFAVPASPLAQPWSIIGGNVLSTLVGVACAAYLPGGLFAGAAAVALAIVTMRMCRCLHPPGGAMALTTALGGPAIAKAGFAFAFFPVGLNAVLLLLVGILFNNATRHRYPHRAAPAQPNAHGTRDPLPQDRVGFTTADIDAVLARYDELLDVSRDDLDTLFRQVEARAHRRLHRALSCADIMSRDVIVAHPDEGVGQARDRLLGRNLSAMPVVDGKGHPVGIVGHAQLLAGNGRLVQDVLDPAPYRAAPDLPIDELLPALSTGLHHDALIVDPDGKLAGMITQTDLLAALWRSHVAEQVASAGPQQSTPV, from the coding sequence ATGCCGCGATTCGCCTTCTTCCGCCAACTGGGTCTTCCGGGGCATCTCAACGTCGTCCGCGCCAGTCTCGGCGCGATGACCGGCATTCTTCTCACGGCCTGGATCAGCCACCAGTGGCTGGGCGATAACCACGGCCTGCCCACGCTGGTCGGGCCGATGGGCGCATCGGCGGTGCTGCTGTTCGCGGTGCCCGCCAGCCCCCTGGCCCAGCCATGGTCGATCATCGGCGGCAATGTCCTCTCTACTCTGGTCGGGGTGGCCTGTGCGGCCTATCTGCCCGGCGGCCTGTTCGCTGGTGCGGCGGCTGTGGCGCTGGCCATCGTAACGATGCGCATGTGCCGCTGCCTCCACCCGCCCGGCGGGGCCATGGCGCTGACCACGGCGCTCGGCGGCCCGGCTATCGCGAAAGCCGGCTTCGCGTTCGCTTTCTTCCCCGTGGGGCTCAACGCGGTGCTTCTGCTATTGGTCGGCATCCTGTTCAACAATGCCACGCGCCACCGCTACCCGCACCGCGCTGCGCCGGCGCAGCCCAACGCGCACGGCACGCGCGATCCCCTGCCGCAAGACCGGGTGGGTTTCACCACCGCCGATATCGATGCGGTGCTGGCTCGCTATGACGAACTGCTCGACGTCAGCCGCGACGATCTCGACACGCTGTTCCGGCAAGTGGAAGCACGCGCCCACCGCCGCCTGCACCGCGCGTTAAGCTGCGCCGATATCATGTCGCGCGATGTGATCGTGGCCCATCCCGACGAAGGCGTCGGCCAGGCGCGCGATCGCCTGCTCGGCCGCAATCTTTCGGCCATGCCGGTGGTCGACGGCAAAGGGCATCCGGTGGGCATCGTCGGCCATGCCCAGCTTCTGGCGGGCAACGGCAGGCTGGTGCAGGACGTGCTCGATCCCGCGCCTTACCGCGCTGCGCCGGACCTGCCGATCGACGAACTGCTGCCCGCGCTATCCACCGGGCTGCATCATGATGCGCTCATCGTCGATCCCGATGGCAAGCTGGCCGGAATGATTACTCAGACCGATCTTCTTGCCGCGCTGTGGCGCAGCCATGTGGCCGAACAGGTCGCCAGCGCGGGCCCGCAGCAGAGCACTCCGGTCTGA
- a CDS encoding helix-turn-helix transcriptional regulator: protein MPARSDRQFPQWMATLRRLLRANGFTIRMIAERLEVSDATVKRWFQGRGLATDRLEDLCALAGIRLNELAELAGGPPRELARELTLAQEQALTESTLLSFLFFMAMSGWPPRDLHDDFGVPMDRIEEQLDRLERLALIDRLPGGRVRSRVDRRVAWRRGPMRQHFEQHMKRQFMEIDFGDPDTIYTAEAAKLSASGIARLEELLQRFRLDVQELADDDRRHALLSRQWMTTLVAVRPLDTRRFRELAEASQRGVPPEDAA from the coding sequence ATGCCCGCACGATCCGATCGCCAGTTTCCGCAATGGATGGCCACTTTGCGCAGGCTGCTGCGCGCCAACGGATTCACCATCCGGATGATCGCCGAACGCCTGGAAGTGAGTGACGCCACCGTGAAGCGCTGGTTCCAGGGGCGGGGCCTCGCCACCGACCGGCTGGAGGACCTGTGCGCATTGGCTGGAATCCGCCTGAACGAACTGGCCGAACTGGCAGGCGGCCCGCCGCGTGAACTGGCCCGCGAACTGACACTGGCGCAGGAGCAGGCGCTGACGGAAAGCACGCTGCTGTCGTTCCTGTTCTTCATGGCGATGAGCGGCTGGCCGCCGCGCGACCTGCATGACGATTTCGGCGTACCGATGGACCGGATCGAGGAACAGTTGGACCGGCTGGAGCGGCTGGCGCTGATCGACCGCCTGCCCGGCGGGCGTGTGCGCAGCCGTGTCGACCGGCGCGTGGCCTGGCGGCGCGGCCCGATGCGCCAGCATTTCGAACAGCACATGAAACGTCAGTTCATGGAAATCGATTTCGGCGATCCCGATACAATCTACACCGCCGAAGCTGCCAAGCTATCCGCATCAGGCATCGCCCGGCTGGAGGAACTGCTGCAACGCTTTCGGCTGGACGTGCAGGAACTGGCGGATGACGACCGCCGCCATGCCCTTCTATCCCGCCAATGGATGACGACGCTCGTCGCCGTGCGCCCGCTCGACACCAGGCGCTTTCGCGAACTCGCCGAAGCGTCGCAACGCGGCGTCCCGCCGGAAGACGCCGCGTAA
- a CDS encoding amidohydrolase family protein, translated as MAGILIKNGTVIDGTGAKGFAADVRVADDRIVEVGPDLEARGERIIDARDCVVAPGFIESHTHYDGTMWWQPDLDPLPGYGTTTVILGNCGFSAAPVSDEEAVRLEMVKIFSFFEDIPEAPFVQNLPWDWRKWSEYKQSMTKHVRVPANYGAFVGHIAIRLAAMGMDAWTRAATPEEVAKMAELLDDALAAGALGMSDNLHDHDGQNRPIPTLLADDAEFAALFEVMERYPGRTYQVIVDTFMRKTGPASLDRMARLLKGKKVRVQIAGAIPALDFQKDIREIMEPQMARLQAEGYDFWAGFSHVSPTNTLSIERSLIFAQSNDYVWHEVVLAETAEEKERLLRDPEWRARARDSWDNQAWKHSPMANPQSLHLRNSENGFGPINLTLRDHADALGVHASDAMAEWILSNGLGSTVHMAPFPKDEELTARLIRDPMTVGNISDAGAHLQMFCGGGENILIFTKYVREGMVTMEEAIHALTGKLAGHFGLDDRGVICAGMRADITVFHPDEIERREEYKRFDVPTGNYGISWRYTRDAAPMRLTLVNGMPTFMDGRFTGALPGAFLSPSAGVELAQAAE; from the coding sequence ATGGCAGGTATCCTGATCAAGAACGGCACGGTTATCGACGGCACGGGGGCAAAGGGCTTCGCGGCCGATGTGCGCGTTGCCGACGACCGCATTGTCGAAGTCGGCCCCGATCTCGAAGCGCGGGGCGAACGCATTATCGATGCACGCGATTGCGTCGTCGCGCCGGGCTTCATCGAAAGCCATACCCATTACGATGGCACGATGTGGTGGCAGCCCGATCTCGATCCGCTGCCCGGCTATGGCACGACCACCGTCATCCTCGGCAATTGCGGTTTTTCTGCCGCGCCGGTTTCCGACGAGGAGGCCGTGCGGCTGGAAATGGTCAAGATATTCTCCTTCTTCGAGGATATCCCGGAAGCGCCCTTCGTGCAGAATTTGCCGTGGGACTGGCGCAAGTGGTCGGAATACAAGCAATCGATGACCAAGCATGTCCGCGTGCCGGCGAACTATGGTGCTTTTGTCGGCCATATCGCCATTCGCCTGGCCGCGATGGGCATGGACGCATGGACCCGGGCGGCGACGCCGGAGGAAGTGGCGAAAATGGCCGAACTGCTCGACGATGCGCTGGCCGCCGGGGCGCTGGGCATGTCGGACAATCTGCACGATCATGACGGGCAGAACCGCCCGATCCCGACACTGTTGGCTGACGATGCCGAATTCGCCGCTCTGTTCGAAGTGATGGAACGCTATCCCGGCCGCACCTATCAGGTGATCGTCGACACGTTCATGCGCAAGACGGGCCCGGCCTCGCTCGACCGGATGGCGCGCCTGCTCAAGGGCAAGAAAGTGCGTGTGCAGATCGCAGGCGCCATTCCCGCGCTCGATTTCCAGAAGGATATCCGCGAAATCATGGAACCGCAGATGGCGCGGCTTCAGGCGGAAGGCTATGATTTTTGGGCCGGATTCAGCCATGTTTCGCCGACCAACACCTTGTCGATCGAACGGTCGCTGATTTTCGCCCAGTCCAACGATTATGTCTGGCACGAAGTCGTGCTGGCCGAAACGGCGGAAGAAAAGGAACGCCTGCTGCGCGATCCGGAATGGCGCGCCCGGGCCCGCGATAGCTGGGACAATCAGGCATGGAAGCATTCGCCGATGGCCAATCCGCAATCGCTGCATCTGCGCAATTCGGAAAACGGCTTCGGCCCGATCAATCTCACCCTCAGGGACCACGCCGATGCACTGGGCGTTCACGCATCGGATGCCATGGCGGAGTGGATTCTGTCCAACGGCCTCGGTTCCACCGTGCACATGGCGCCGTTCCCCAAGGATGAAGAACTGACCGCCAGGCTGATCCGCGATCCGATGACGGTGGGCAATATTTCCGATGCCGGGGCGCACTTGCAGATGTTCTGCGGCGGCGGCGAAAACATCCTGATCTTCACCAAATATGTCCGCGAAGGCATGGTGACGATGGAAGAGGCGATCCATGCGTTGACCGGCAAGCTTGCCGGGCACTTCGGGCTGGATGATCGCGGGGTCATTTGCGCAGGCATGCGGGCGGATATCACCGTGTTCCATCCCGACGAGATCGAACGCCGCGAAGAATACAAGCGCTTCGATGTGCCGACCGGCAATTACGGTATCAGCTGGCGCTATACCCGCGATGCGGCCCCGATGCGTCTGACGCTGGTGAACGGTATGCCCACCTTCATGGACGGGCGTTTCACCGGGGCCCTGCCCGGCGCGTTCCTCAGTCCTTCGGCTGGTGTCGAACTGGCTCAGGCCGCAGAATAA
- the recQ gene encoding DNA helicase RecQ, which translates to MHADPAILLHDIFGFETFRGVQEQVIGRVMAGQGTLAIMPTGAGKSLCYQLPAVALDGCCIVISPLIALMHDQLRSARALGIRAASLTSADADWRETQDRLIAGDLDLLYVAPERASGEGFRNLLERARICLFAIDEAHCVSEWGHDFRPDYRLLRPLLDAFPHVPRLALTATADGHTRSDILAQLGLPPAGLVVSGFDRPNIRYAIKPRDGMQRQIADVLAANPGPGIVYVQTRAMAERLAQSLAGKGRPVLPYHAGLDPQVRAGNQAAFLASEDMVMVATVAFGMGIDKPDVRFVIHAGLPKSIESYYQESGRAGRDGDPAVATLLWGAEDFVRARQRIGEVDPARQQGERARIGALGALVETAGCRRAVLLRHFGEDPPASCGNCDNCLSPPVSVDATQTAQKLLSAVYRTGQSYGLGHIEAVLTGKSNDRIAARGHDALSVFGIVSQDEAPLVKPVARALMVRDALETNEHGGLTLGPSARPFLRGEEAVALVLPPARMRRGKRGDVANPVGDPLFDALRELRRDLAKEAGVPPYVIFHDSTLREMALRRPRNDLDLGHIAGIGVRKREVYGQAFLDVIARFAQ; encoded by the coding sequence ATGCACGCGGACCCAGCCATTCTCCTGCACGATATCTTCGGATTCGAAACCTTTCGCGGGGTGCAGGAACAGGTGATCGGCCGGGTGATGGCGGGGCAGGGAACGCTCGCCATCATGCCCACCGGGGCGGGCAAATCGCTATGTTACCAGCTTCCCGCCGTGGCGCTGGACGGCTGTTGTATCGTCATTTCGCCGCTGATCGCTCTGATGCACGATCAGTTGCGCTCCGCCCGCGCGCTCGGCATTCGCGCCGCCAGCCTGACGTCCGCCGACGCCGACTGGCGCGAAACGCAGGATCGGCTGATCGCGGGGGACCTCGACCTGCTCTATGTCGCGCCGGAACGGGCGAGCGGGGAAGGTTTCCGCAACCTCCTCGAACGCGCGCGGATATGCCTGTTCGCCATCGACGAGGCGCACTGCGTCTCCGAATGGGGGCACGATTTCAGACCCGATTATCGCCTGCTGCGCCCTTTGCTCGATGCATTCCCGCACGTGCCGCGCCTGGCGCTGACGGCGACGGCCGACGGCCACACCCGCTCCGATATTCTGGCGCAATTGGGCCTACCGCCCGCCGGGCTGGTGGTTTCGGGCTTCGACCGGCCCAACATCCGCTATGCGATCAAGCCGCGCGACGGGATGCAGCGGCAGATTGCCGATGTGCTGGCGGCCAATCCGGGGCCGGGTATCGTCTATGTCCAAACGCGCGCGATGGCAGAGCGGCTGGCGCAGTCTCTGGCGGGCAAGGGGCGGCCGGTGTTGCCCTATCATGCCGGGCTCGATCCGCAGGTGCGCGCGGGCAATCAGGCGGCTTTCCTCGCCAGCGAAGATATGGTGATGGTTGCGACCGTCGCTTTCGGCATGGGGATCGACAAGCCCGATGTCCGCTTCGTGATTCATGCCGGGCTGCCGAAATCGATCGAGAGCTATTATCAGGAAAGCGGCCGAGCCGGGCGCGATGGTGATCCGGCTGTGGCCACGCTGTTATGGGGCGCGGAGGATTTCGTTCGTGCGCGCCAGCGGATCGGTGAAGTCGACCCCGCCCGCCAGCAGGGAGAGAGGGCCCGTATCGGGGCACTGGGTGCGCTGGTGGAAACGGCGGGGTGCAGGCGCGCGGTCCTGCTGCGCCATTTCGGCGAGGACCCGCCGGCAAGCTGTGGCAATTGCGACAATTGCCTGTCGCCCCCGGTCAGCGTCGATGCGACGCAGACGGCGCAGAAGCTGCTATCCGCCGTGTACCGCACCGGGCAATCCTATGGATTGGGCCATATCGAAGCGGTGCTGACGGGCAAGAGCAACGATCGGATCGCAGCGCGCGGGCACGATGCGCTTTCGGTGTTCGGTATCGTCAGCCAGGATGAGGCGCCGCTGGTCAAACCCGTGGCGCGTGCGCTGATGGTTCGCGATGCGCTGGAAACGAATGAGCACGGCGGCCTGACGCTGGGCCCATCGGCACGTCCGTTCCTGCGCGGCGAGGAAGCGGTGGCGCTGGTCCTGCCGCCTGCGCGCATGCGGCGGGGCAAGCGCGGCGATGTGGCCAATCCGGTGGGCGATCCGCTGTTCGATGCGCTGCGCGAATTGCGCCGCGATCTGGCGAAGGAAGCGGGCGTACCGCCCTATGTCATCTTCCATGACAGCACTTTGCGCGAAATGGCCCTGCGCCGCCCGCGCAACGATCTCGATCTGGGGCATATCGCCGGGATCGGCGTCCGCAAGCGGGAGGTGTACGGGCAGGCGTTTCTGGATGTGATCGCGCGCTTTGCGCAATAG
- a CDS encoding SDR family NAD(P)-dependent oxidoreductase gives MRGLAGKAGVIAGGGRGIGAATALRLAEEGAAVVIGDLEEEWAQATAARIVEAGGKAIGMGLDICEPDSVAALVQTCIGTYGALNYFHANAAGATQGDVDALTISLETFDRSIALNLRSYLICTQQALPAMLEQGGGAMLYTSSGAAYGGAPWQVAYPTAKNGIHAMMRHVAARYGKEGIRANVVCPGLVLTEAALEHLTDEYREAGLRRAALPRLGKPEDLAAMAAFLMSDDAEWITGQVISVNGGMAMRD, from the coding sequence ATGCGGGGATTGGCAGGCAAGGCCGGGGTGATTGCCGGTGGTGGGCGCGGGATCGGCGCGGCCACGGCGCTTCGGCTGGCCGAAGAAGGCGCTGCTGTCGTGATCGGCGATCTCGAAGAAGAATGGGCCCAGGCCACCGCCGCGCGCATTGTCGAAGCGGGCGGCAAGGCGATCGGTATGGGGCTCGATATCTGCGAGCCGGACTCGGTGGCGGCGCTCGTCCAGACCTGCATCGGCACCTATGGCGCATTGAACTATTTCCACGCCAACGCTGCCGGGGCCACGCAGGGCGATGTCGATGCGCTGACGATTAGCCTCGAAACGTTCGACCGTTCGATCGCGCTCAATCTGCGTTCCTATCTCATCTGCACGCAACAGGCCCTGCCCGCGATGCTCGAACAGGGCGGCGGCGCGATGCTCTACACCAGTTCGGGCGCGGCCTATGGCGGCGCACCGTGGCAGGTCGCCTATCCCACGGCCAAGAACGGCATCCATGCGATGATGCGCCATGTCGCGGCGCGTTATGGCAAGGAAGGCATCCGTGCCAATGTCGTCTGCCCCGGCCTGGTGCTGACCGAAGCGGCGCTGGAGCATCTGACCGACGAATATCGCGAAGCGGGCCTCAGGCGCGCGGCACTGCCCCGCCTGGGCAAGCCGGAAGATCTGGCCGCGATGGCCGCATTCCTGATGTCGGACGATGCGGAATGGATCACCGGGCAGGTGATCAGTGTCAACGGCGGAATGGCCATGCGGGACTGA
- a CDS encoding Coq4 family protein, protein MVEVTKADYEYFNGAVRRYETQSSVLISSSRYLNHPVLRELMAQEMLRRNGPDMPNTAYIPEVAQILHDLEDMPEIFRLFEAEKQRLPEFRNWLDRKLLSDFKAEDVAHCKPGTLGHMIHDFIANSGFNMDVFFQGMKVDSDYTYYLKERALTHDLEHMVTGFGPNNGGELALIAANIRAAYKYFCPELAAYMNRVSNYLKAKSLMKSNLYYPKAVPIQIEAEERGYAQGRNWKFPLMLLPWRELIDISVEEIREEYGITDAPPPGYWEDSTPYSEDPRFPAEQAQSIAAE, encoded by the coding sequence ATGGTTGAAGTCACCAAGGCGGATTACGAGTATTTCAACGGCGCGGTGCGCCGGTATGAAACGCAGAGTTCGGTTCTGATCAGTTCCTCGCGCTATCTGAACCACCCGGTGCTGCGCGAACTGATGGCGCAGGAAATGCTTCGCCGGAACGGGCCGGACATGCCCAACACCGCCTACATTCCCGAAGTGGCGCAGATTCTGCACGATCTGGAAGACATGCCGGAAATCTTCCGCCTGTTCGAAGCGGAAAAGCAGCGCCTGCCCGAATTCCGCAACTGGCTCGACCGCAAGCTCCTCTCCGACTTCAAGGCTGAAGACGTCGCCCATTGCAAGCCCGGCACGCTGGGCCACATGATCCACGATTTCATCGCCAACAGCGGTTTCAACATGGACGTGTTCTTCCAGGGGATGAAAGTCGACAGCGACTACACCTATTACCTCAAGGAACGCGCGCTCACGCACGATCTTGAGCATATGGTCACGGGGTTCGGCCCCAACAACGGCGGCGAACTGGCGCTGATTGCGGCCAATATCCGCGCGGCTTACAAGTATTTCTGCCCGGAACTGGCGGCTTACATGAACCGCGTCTCGAACTATCTGAAGGCCAAGAGCCTGATGAAGAGCAACCTCTATTATCCCAAGGCGGTGCCGATCCAGATCGAGGCGGAGGAGCGCGGCTATGCGCAGGGGCGCAACTGGAAATTCCCCCTGATGCTGCTGCCCTGGCGTGAACTGATCGACATTTCGGTGGAGGAAATCCGCGAGGAATACGGGATCACCGACGCGCCGCCGCCGGGCTATTGGGAAGACAGCACGCCGTACAGCGAAGATCCGCGCTTTCCGGCGGAACAGGCGCAGAGCATCGCCGCCGAATAA